The Glycine max cultivar Williams 82 chromosome 12, Glycine_max_v4.0, whole genome shotgun sequence genome window below encodes:
- the LOC100780273 gene encoding cytokinin riboside 5'-monophosphate phosphoribohydrolase LOG1: MEKETEMKQSKFKRICVFCGSSPGNKTSYKDAAIELGRELVSRNIDLVYGGGSIGLMGLISQAVYEGGRHVTGVIPKTLMPRELTGETVGEVKAVANMHQRKAEMAKRSDAFIALPGGYGTLEELLEVITWAQLGIHDKPVGLLNVDGYYNTFLSFIDKAVEEGFISPTARHIIVSAPTPKELVKEMEEYFPQHERVVSKLSWESEQLH; this comes from the exons atggAGAAAGAAACAGAGATGAAGCAATCCAAGTTCAAGAGGATTTGTGTCTTCTGTGGCAGTAGTCCAGGGAACAAAACTAGTTATAAGGACGCTGCTATTGAGCTTGGAAGAGAATTG GTGTCAAGAAATATTGATCTAGTGTATGGAGGGGGCAGCATTGGTTTGATGGGGTTGATTTCTCAGGCTGTTTACGAGGGTGGTCGCCATGTAACTGG AGTTATTCCCAAGACACTTATGCCAAGAGAG CTCACTGGAGAAACAGTGGGGGAAGTGAAGGCAGTAGCAAACATGCACCAAAGGAAAGCTGAGATGGCTAAGCGCTCTGATGCCTTCATTGCCTTACCCG GTGGCTATGGGACACTTGAAGAACTCCTTGAGGTGATAACATGGGCTCAACTTGGCATCCATGATAAACCG GTGGGATTGCTGAATGTTGATGGATACTACAATAcctttttgtcttttattgaCAAAGCGGTGGAGGAAGGCTTCATCAGCCCCACTGCTCGCCATATAATTGTATCTGCCCCAACACCAAAAGAGCTTGTCAAAGAGATGGAG GAATATTTCCCACAACATGAAAGAGTTGTCTCTAAGCTAAGCTGGGAAAGTGAACAGCTACATTAG
- the LOC100785818 gene encoding uncharacterized protein isoform X2, which yields MHRNSLKRSNDSTRIIITAIMGIAFGFFIGISISSVHLTKPVGNSFDVPVAESEIDRFSAEVNRSPAVIDESSGTKNLETLGSIRLPKIFVASNPRGAESLPPGIVVSESDFYLRRLWGEPSEDLKKKPKYLVTFTVGYEQRHNINATVKKFSDDFAILLFHYDGRTSEWDQFEWSRNAIHVSARKQTKWWYAKRFLHPDIVSAYEYIFIWDEDLGVEHFNADKYIHLVKKYGLEISQPGLEPNNGLTWEMTKRRGDKEVHMVTEEKPGWCSDPHLPPCAAFVEIMAPVFSREAWRCVWHMIQNDLVHGWGLDFALRRCVEPAHEKIGVIDSQWIVHQVIPSLGNQSVVV from the exons ATGCATCGCAa TTcacttaaaagatcaaatgataGTACCCGGATTATCATCACAGCTATTATGGGAATTGCCTTTGGATTTTTTATTGGTATTTCAATTTCATCTGTGCATTTGACTAAG CCTGTAGGGAATTCTTTTGATGTACCTGTAGCTGAATCTGAAATAGACAGATTTTCAGCTGAAGTAAACAGATCTCCTGCTGTTATTGACGAGTCTTCTGGAACCAAAAATCTTGAAACCCTAGGGTCAATTAGATTACCAAAG ATATTTGTTGCATCAAATCCTCGTGGAGCTGAATCACTACCCCCTGGAATCGTTGTATCAGAATCAGATTTTTATTTACGAAGACTATGGGGTGAACCTAGTGAG GATCTGAAGAAAAAGCCGAAGTATTTAGTTACATTCACTGTTGGTTATGAACAAAGGCATAATATCAATGCTACAGTGAAAAAG TTTTCTGATGATTTTGCAATTTTGCTCTTTCATTATGATGGTCGGACTAGTGAATGGGATCAATTTGAGTGGTCAAGGAATGCAATCCATGTTAGTGCAAGGAAACAAACTAAATG GTGGTATGCTAAAAGATTTTTGCACCCTGATATAGTATCAgcttatgaatatatttttatttgggatgaagaTCTTGGAGTAGAACACTTCAATGCAGACAA GTATATTCATTTAGTGAAAAAATATGGTTTGGAGATCTCTCAACCTGGTCTTGAGCCTAATAATGGATTGACATGGGAGATGACAAAAAGAAGGGGTGACAAAGAAGTTCACAT GGTGACAGAAGAGAAACCAGGCTGGTGTAGTGATCCACATTTGCCTCCTTGTGCTGC aTTTGTGGAAATTATGGCACCTGTCTTTTCTCGTGAAGCTTGGCGTTGTGTGTGGCACATGATTcag AATGATCTAGTGCATGGATGGGGATTGGACTTTGCTCTCAGAAGATGTGTAGAG CCAGCACATGAAAAAATTGGTGTAATTGATTCACAATGGATTGTTCATCAAGTAATTCCTTCTCTTGGGAACCAG TCAGTTGTGGTGTGA
- the LOC100785818 gene encoding uncharacterized protein isoform X1, which translates to MHRNSLKRSNDSTRIIITAIMGIAFGFFIGISISSVHLTKPVGNSFDVPVAESEIDRFSAEVNRSPAVIDESSGTKNLETLGSIRLPKIFVASNPRGAESLPPGIVVSESDFYLRRLWGEPSEDLKKKPKYLVTFTVGYEQRHNINATVKKFSDDFAILLFHYDGRTSEWDQFEWSRNAIHVSARKQTKWWYAKRFLHPDIVSAYEYIFIWDEDLGVEHFNADKYIHLVKKYGLEISQPGLEPNNGLTWEMTKRRGDKEVHMVTEEKPGWCSDPHLPPCAAFVEIMAPVFSREAWRCVWHMIQNDLVHGWGLDFALRRCVEPAHEKIGVIDSQWIVHQVIPSLGNQGESDKGKMPWDSVRARCKSEWAQFQLRVTNADKSYLEGHKRNGKD; encoded by the exons ATGCATCGCAa TTcacttaaaagatcaaatgataGTACCCGGATTATCATCACAGCTATTATGGGAATTGCCTTTGGATTTTTTATTGGTATTTCAATTTCATCTGTGCATTTGACTAAG CCTGTAGGGAATTCTTTTGATGTACCTGTAGCTGAATCTGAAATAGACAGATTTTCAGCTGAAGTAAACAGATCTCCTGCTGTTATTGACGAGTCTTCTGGAACCAAAAATCTTGAAACCCTAGGGTCAATTAGATTACCAAAG ATATTTGTTGCATCAAATCCTCGTGGAGCTGAATCACTACCCCCTGGAATCGTTGTATCAGAATCAGATTTTTATTTACGAAGACTATGGGGTGAACCTAGTGAG GATCTGAAGAAAAAGCCGAAGTATTTAGTTACATTCACTGTTGGTTATGAACAAAGGCATAATATCAATGCTACAGTGAAAAAG TTTTCTGATGATTTTGCAATTTTGCTCTTTCATTATGATGGTCGGACTAGTGAATGGGATCAATTTGAGTGGTCAAGGAATGCAATCCATGTTAGTGCAAGGAAACAAACTAAATG GTGGTATGCTAAAAGATTTTTGCACCCTGATATAGTATCAgcttatgaatatatttttatttgggatgaagaTCTTGGAGTAGAACACTTCAATGCAGACAA GTATATTCATTTAGTGAAAAAATATGGTTTGGAGATCTCTCAACCTGGTCTTGAGCCTAATAATGGATTGACATGGGAGATGACAAAAAGAAGGGGTGACAAAGAAGTTCACAT GGTGACAGAAGAGAAACCAGGCTGGTGTAGTGATCCACATTTGCCTCCTTGTGCTGC aTTTGTGGAAATTATGGCACCTGTCTTTTCTCGTGAAGCTTGGCGTTGTGTGTGGCACATGATTcag AATGATCTAGTGCATGGATGGGGATTGGACTTTGCTCTCAGAAGATGTGTAGAG CCAGCACATGAAAAAATTGGTGTAATTGATTCACAATGGATTGTTCATCAAGTAATTCCTTCTCTTGGGAACCAG GGAGAGTCTGACAAAGGAAAAATGCCATGGGATTCG GTCCGAGCCAGATGCAAAAGTGAATGGGCCCAGTTTCAACTTCGCGTAACCAATGCTGATAAGTCTTATCTTGAAGGACATAAACGTAATGGGAAGGATTGA
- the LOC100779737 gene encoding UDP-xylose transporter 1, protein MGEMSNFQLGVIGALFLSVASSVSIVICNKALMSNLGFPFATTLTSWHLMVTFCTLHAAQRLNLFVSKSVDLKTVMLFGILNGISIGFLNLSLGFNSIGFYQMTKLAIIPFTVLLETIFLKKQFSSKIKFSLSLLLVGVGIASITDLQLNFVGTILSLLAIITTCVGQILTNTIQKKLNVSSTQLLYQSAPFQAAILFVSGPLVDQMLTKQNVFAYKYSPVVLAFIILSCLIAVSVNFSTFLVIGKTSPVTYQVLGHLKTCLVLGFGYTLLHDPFTGRNILGILIAVFGMGLYSYFCTEENKKKQLASDLPLASQVKDKDSLPLLAGKNVGNQNEENHETKKLSKDSVI, encoded by the exons ATGGGAGAGATGTCAAACTTCCAATTGGGTGTGATTGGTGCACTATTTCTCTCGGTGGCTTCTTCTGTCTCCATTGTCATCTGCAACAAAGCCTTGATGAGCAATCTTGGCTTCCCTTTCG CCACAACGCTTACTAGTTGGCATTTGATGGTCACATTTTGCACCCTTCATGCGGCTCAACGCTTGAATCTATTTGTGTCCAAATCCGTTGACTTGAAAACGGTCATGCTTTTTGGTATTCTAAATggcatttccattggatttctCAACTTGAGTCTTGGCTTTAATTCCATTGGATTCTACCAG ATGACAAAACTTGCGATCATACCATTCACTGTATTATTAGAAACTATTTTCTTAAAGAAGCAGTTCAG CTCGAAAATAAAATTCTCTTTATCCCTATTACTTGTGGGAGTTGGCATTGCTTCTATCACAGACCTTCAGCTCAATTTTGTGGGAACCATTCTTTCCCTTCTGGCAATCATAACGACATGTGTTGGCCAAATC CTGACCAACACAATACAGAAGAAGCTTAACGTCTCTTCCACACAGCTGCTCTACCAGTCTGCTCCATTCCAAGCAGCAATTCTTTTTGTTTCAGGCCCTCTTGTGGATCAGATGCTCACCAAGCAAAATGTCTTTGCCTACAAATATTCTCCTGTGGTCTTG GCATTCATCATCTTGTCTTGCTTGATAGCTGTTTCTGTGAACTTCAGCACATTTCTGGTCATAGGCAAAACATCTCCTGTAACATATCAAGTGCTAGGCCACCTCAAGACATGCCTTGTTCTAGGATTTGGCTACACATTACTGCATGACCCTTTCACCGGAAGGAACATTCTTGGAATACTAATTGCCGTTTTTGGGATGGGTTTATACTCTTATTTCTGCACTGAggagaacaaaaagaaacagtTAGCTAGTGATCTCCCACTGGCCTCTCAG GTCAAAGACAAAGATAGCTTACCACTTTTGGCCGGGAAAAACGTGGGTAATCAAAACGAGGAAAatcatgagactaagaaattAAGCAAGGATTCTGTTATTTGA